The following proteins come from a genomic window of Populus nigra chromosome 6, ddPopNigr1.1, whole genome shotgun sequence:
- the LOC133696019 gene encoding stearoyl-[acyl-carrier-protein] 9-desaturase 5, chloroplastic-like, whose product MMALKLNLVAVPSHNLKSAKVFAASTMQCSTTRGSESIKRDSYWPAKEVHFQGTHSMPPEKIEIFKSMESWATKNILTHLKPVEKSWQPQDFLPQADSEGFYEQVKELRERSKELPDDYFVVLVGDMITEEALPTYQTALNTLDGVRDETGASLSPWAVWNRGWTAEENRHGDLLNKYLYLSGRVDMKQIEKTIQYLIGCGMDFKFENNPYNCFIYTSFQERATFISHGNTARLAKRYGDAKLAQICSTIAADEKRHEIAYTMIAAKLFEIDPDTTILALADMMRKKIAMPALLMYDGQDDNLFENFSAVAQNLGVYTAKDYADNLEFLVGRWNVAGLTGLSSEGRRAQDFVCRLPSRIRRLEERAQEKAKQASTIPFSWIHGREVRV is encoded by the exons atgatggctcTCAAGCTGAACCTAGTAGCCGTGCCGTCCCACAATCTCAAGTCTGCCAAAGTATTTGCAGCCTCCACGATGCAGTGCTCCACTACTAG AGGGTCGGAGAGTATAAAGAGGGACTCCTATTGGCCTGCCAAAGAAGTCCATTTTCAAGGGACGCATTCCATGCCACCAGAAAAGATTGAGATATTCAAGTCCATGGAGAGTTGGGCTACGAAGAACATCTTAACGCATCTAAAGCCTGTTGAGAAATCTTGGCAACCGCAAGATTTCCTGCCACAAGCTGACTCCGAAGGATTCTATGAACAAGTGAAGGAATTGAGGGAAAGATCAAAAGAACTTCCTGATGACTACTTTGTTGTTTTGGTGGGAGATATGATCACAGAAGAAGCACTTCCAACATACCAGACAGCACTTAACACACTGGATGGAGTCAGGGACGAGACCGGTGCATCACTATCTCCTTGGGCAGTTTGGAATAGAGGATGGACTGCTGAAGAGAACAGGCACGGTGACCTTCTCAACAAGTATCTTTACCTATCTGGACGAGTGGACATGAAACAGATTGAGAAGACAATCCAGTATTTGATAGGGTGTGGAATG GATTTCAAATTTGAGAACAACCCCTATAACTGTTTCATTTATACATCATTCCAAGAGAGGGCAACATTCATCTCTCATGGCAACACAGCTAGACTGGCCAAGAGATATGGAGATGCGAAGCTAGCACAAATATGCAGCACCATTGCTGCAGATGAAAAGCGCCATGAAATTGCATACACCATGATTGCGGCGAAGTTGTTTGAGATTGACCCAGATACTACTATTCTGGCCTTGGCCGACATGATGAGGAAAAAAATCGCTATGCCAGCCCTCTTGATGTACGATGGTCAGGATGATAACCTTTTTGAGAACTTCTCAGCTGTTGCCCAGAATCTTGGGGTCTATACTGCCAAGGACTATGCCGATAATTTAGAATTCTTGGTGGGAAGATGGAATGTAGCGGGATTGACAGGTTTGTCTAGTGAAGGACGCAGGGCTCAAGATTTTGTGTGTAGATTGCCTTCAAGGATTAGAAGGTTAGAAGAGAGAGCTCAAGAAAAGGCAAAGCAAGCATCAACCATTCCTTTTAGCTGGATTCATGGTAGAGAAGTAAGAGTTTGA